AAGCCACAGGCAAGGCGAGCCAGCGACAGCGCGCCTTACCTGCCCATGTCGTGGTCTACTATGTGATCGCACTGGCGTTGTACATGAGCGTGTCCACACGAGAGGTGCTCCGCTGTTTGCTCGAAGGTCTCCAGTGGCTCATGGGGCCCCGTGAACGCGTTCGCGTTGCCGGAAAATCGGCCATCTCCCAAGCGCGGTCCCGTCTGGGGGCGGAACCGATCGAACGGCTGCACAACGAACTCGTCCGGCCGATCGCCGAAACGGCCACCCGAGGGGCGTGGTACCGGCGCTGGCGGCTGGTCAGCCTGGACGGCAGCACCTTGGATGTGGCCGATACTCAGGAGAACGAACAAGCCTTCGGACGCCCCAAGGCCGCCCGGGGACGGAGCGCCTATCCGCAGATCCGGTTCGTCTCCTTGGTGGAGAACGGAACCCACGTGCTGTTCGGCTCCCGCATGGGTGGATACCACACGAGCGAGGTCGCGTTGGCTCGGCACGTGGTGGAGTCCTTGCGGCCCGGGATGCTGTGTCTGGCCGATCGGTGTTTCTTCTCCTGGCCCTTGTGGACCCAGGCCTGCGCAACCGGAGCCGATCTGCTGTGGCGAGTGAAGGCAAGCGCACGCCTGCCGTGCATCCGCCGTCTGTCCGATGGTTCCTATCTGAGCAAGATCTATCCCAACGCCTATGCTCGCCAAAAGGATCGGGGCGGTGTCATGGTCCGGGTGATCGAGTACACACTGGACGGAGTCCCAGGCGCAGAGGACGTGTACCGGTTGGTGACCACGATCCTCGACCCTGAAGATGCCCCGGCAGAGGAGTTGGCCGCCCTGTACCAGGAACGCTGGGAGATCGAGACTGCACTCGACGAGTTGAAAACGCACCTCCGAGGGGCTCGGATTGTGCTCCGGAGCAAGACCCCGGAGCTCGTCCGACAGGAGTTCTTTGGGTTCCTGATGGCGCATTTTGCGATACGAGGACTCATGCATGAAGCCGCCCGCAAGGGCGATGTGGATCCTGACGAACTTTCCTTCGTTCACACGGTGCGGGTGGTGCGTCGGAGACTGCCCGCTTTCGTCGCCACTCCCCCCTGAGCACAGGGCGGCGTTCCATGCGCAGGTGCTGGAGGAGATTTTGGAAGAGCGAGTGGTGTCCAGTCGTGGTCGACGCAACCCGCGAGCGGTGAAGCGGAAGATGACCCCGTATCCGACTCGGCATCGCCAAACGGTCTCGCCCATGCGACTGCAGCCCATTTGCGAACACGTTCGTATCTTAAAGTGAACAGTATTGGGCTAAAGCCGGTGGGTTCTGTTGCGACTGAAAGTCGCTGGTTGCGGCTGAAGCCGCTGTCGTGCGGCTAAAGCCGGCTCAAGCCCGTGCTTCGTCGGACACCTTGAAGTCGTCCTCCGGCGGCACAGTCTGCTGCTCGATATACGCTTTGATCACCTCGTCCGTCACCGTGCCCGACGAAGCACAAAAGTAGCCCCGAGCCCAAATGTGCTGCCCCCAATACCGTTTCCGAAGAGACGGAAACTCTTGCTGCAACATCTTTGACGATCGTCCCTTCACATACTGCATGATCCGAGCCGGCGACAAGCTCGGAGGAGCTGACACAAACAGATGAACATGATCCTTACTTACATAGCCCTTCAGTATCGTGATCTCTCGCGCCATGCATATTTGCCGGATAATATCCCGCGCGCGCTCCGCTATCTCCCCTCTCAGAATCTTGTATCGATATTTCGTCACCCATACAAAGTGATACTTGATGTCATGGACTGTGTGTGCCCCTCTTCGATACTCTGCCATCGCGGACCTCCTTGCTGGTCCGCCAACCCTACAAAGAAAAACCTGCTGAAGCAATTCCGCCTAAAGGCGAAGGATTGTGACCTGGCACTTCGAAATTCATTGGGGCGACGAAACGGGACTTCGTTCGGACAGCCAACATGGACGCTCCTACGCGCCTCGGGGAAAAACGCCGGTGGTTCGGCTCAACGCCAAACGTGAATCCATCAGCCTGATCTCCAGCATCACCAACCAGGGCAAGGTTCGGTTCATGACCTACCGGGGCGCGATGAACAGTCGGACGTTGATCCGGTTCCTCCGGAGACTGATCAAAGACGCGGACCGGAAGGTGTTTCTCATCTTGGACAATCTCCGAGTGCACCACAGTAAGCCGGTGAAGGCCTGGCTGGAGAAGCACCGGGAGGAGATCGAGGTGTTCTACCTGCCCTCGTACTCGCCAGAGCTGAATCCGGACGAGTATCTGAACTGCGACCTCAAGGCCGGTGTGCACTCGGGACCGCCGGCACGCACGGGAGAGCAACTCCGGGCGAAGGCGATCTCCCACTTGCGCAAGCTCCAGAAGTTGCCCGACCGCGTGCGCTCGTACTTCCGTCACCCGAAGATTCGATACGCAGCCGCCTAGTGCGCCTATTTAATCGCCGGGTTAATAACCATCGGGGCCCTTATACAAGGGACCTGCCGGAGAGCCGGGCGCGGCCCCTTGGCTCGCCGCGCAGCGCCTCCGGCGTCTGGACTGCGAAAGGGTGCGGATTCCAACGGGTTGCCATGAAGCCAGTTCCCCCGCCCCGTGCCTGCGCGGCGAATCTCAATGCCTGGCTTCGCGCCCGGCCGGAGGCAGGTCCCTTGCCCCGCCCCCGGATGCGTATCCGATGGATGGCAACTTGGTATGAGAAGCCCCCAGGCTCCTGTGGGGTCAGGCGACGATGGAAGTCTCTCAGGCCCCTGGGGGGCCGGGAACCGGGAAAGGGTAACTCTTCTTGATTCGGGGCAAGCTAGAGACTAGAAACTAGAGACTAGTGTCGTGCTTCGGAAATTTCGTGGTTTTCCCAGGCGGTGGGGCTGGGGGCCCCTCCTTCGCTGAACGGCCTCGCAGGGGCCGCCTCGGCGCGGTCCGCTGCGGCGCGTGAGAGCACGCGCCGCAGCCGCTTCCCTGGCGCCGGGCGGCCCTAGCTGCTCGGCCGTCGCGCTTCGTCGGAGCCCCCAGCCCCACCGCACTAATCCGCATATTGTTTGCGAAACGGAACACTAGAAACTAGAGAAATCCTGGGGGGCGTCGGCCCGTGAGGCGGCCTCCCAGCCGCCCAGTGGGCCGGAGGCCCGACAAGGAGTATGCGCTTGCCCGAACTCCTCGAGGTCGAGAATCTCCAGGTCTCGTTCCACACGCCGGCGGGCGAGGTGCCGGCGGTGCGCGGGCTCGACCTGCGGGTGGGGGCCGGCGAGGCGGTGGGGCTGGTGGGGGAGTCGGGGTGCGGCAAGAGCGTGACCGCGCTGTCCCTGATGGGGCTCGTGCCCGAGCCGGGCCGGGTGGAGGCCGGCTCGATCCGGCTGAACGGCCGGGAGTTGGTGGGGCTTTCCTCTGAGGAGTACCGAAAGATTCGGGGTCGGGAAATCGGCATGGTGTTCCAGGAGCCCATGACCAGCCTGAACCCGGTGTTCACGGTGGGGTTCCAGGTGGGCGAGGCCCTGAGCACCCATCTCGATCTGCCGCGGGACGAGGTGCGGCGCCGGTCCGTGGACCTTCTCCGGGAGGTGGGGATCCCGGCTCCGGAGGAGCGACTTCGAGCCTACCCGGCGCAACTGTCGGGCGGGCTGCGGCAGCGGGTCATGATCGCCATCGCGGTGGCCTGCCGGCCCAAGCTGCTGGTGGCGGACGAGCCAACCACGGCCTTGGACGTGACGATCCAGGCCCAGATCATGCGGCTCCTGGGGCGGCTCCGGAGGGACCGGGGCATGTCCCTGCTGCTGATCACCCACGACCTGGGGCTGGTGGCCCAGAACGTGGACCGGGTGGTGGTGATGTACGCGGGGTATGCCGTGGAGGAAGCGACCACCGAGATGCTGTTCGCAGAACCCCTTCATCCCTACACCCGGGGCCTGCTGGGCTCCCTTCCCGGCGCGCCGGGCCTCCGGAGGGGGGAGCGGCTGCGGGCCATCCCCGGGAACGTGCCCCACCCCACCCGGGTGCCGTCGGGCTGCCCGTTCCGGGACCGGTGTTCCGAGGCGGTGGAGGAGTGTGCGGCCGCGGTGCCGGCCCTGGAGGAGAAGCGGCCGGGCCACCGGGCCCGGTGCGTGAGGGTGGAGCGCCGTGTTTGAGGTCAGAGGGGTCCGGCGCCACTACCCGGTGCGGCAGGGGGCGTTCGCGCCGCGCCGGTGGCTGCGGGCCGTGGACGGCGTGGACCTGGTGCTGGCCCCGGGCGAGACCCTGGCCCTGGTGGGGGAGTCGGGGTGTGGGAAGAGCACCCTCGCCCGGCTCCTGTTGCGCCTGGAGCGGCCCACGGCCGGCGAGATCCGGTACCGAGGCCAGGACCTCTGGACCCTGGACCGCGACGGGGTCCGTCGGTTCCGGCGGGAGGTCCAGATGGTGTTCCAGGATCCCCAAGCCTCCCTGAACCCACGGATGCGGGTGGGTGCCATCGTGGGCGAGGGCATGGCGATCCACAATCTGGCCCGGGGCCGGGAGCGGCGCGCGAGGGTGGAGCGGTTGTTGGAGCAGGTGGGGCTGCCCCCCGAGGCGGCCGAGGCCTACCCCCACGAGTTCAGCGGGGGCCAGCGCCAGCGGATCGGGATCGCCCGGGCCCTGGCGGTGGAGCCCCGGGTGGTCGTGGCTGACGAGCCGGTGTCGGCCCTGGACGTGTCCGTGCAGGCCCAGATCCTGAACCTGCTCCAGGACCTGAAGGAGGAGCGCGGGCTCACCTACCTGTTCATCAGCCACGACCTCAGGGTGGTGGAGCACGTGTCCGACCGGGTGGCCGTGATGTACCTGGGGCGGGTGGTGGAGGAGGCCCCGGCCGAGGCCCTGTTCTCCCGGCCGCTCCACCCCTACACCCGGGCCCTGCTCTCGGCCGTGCCGGTGCCGGACCCCACCCGGCGGACCGAGCCCACCGTGCCGGAGGGCGACGTGCCGAACCCGATCGACCCGCCCCCCGGCTGCCCGTTCCACCCCCGGTGCCCGGAGCGGTTCGGCCCCTGCGATCGGGATGTGCCCGAGGACACCCGGCCCGAGCCGGGCCGGCGCGTCCGCTGCCACCTGTTCCGCTGACCCCGACGGGAGGCCAAGGCCCATGCAGACCGTGTTGCGGCCCATGGGGGCCCGGGAACGCCGGCTGTTGACCGTATGCGTGGGGGTGAGCCTGGCCCTCCATGCCCTGCTCGTGTGGATCGCCCTGCCGGCGGGCCCCAAAGGGGGGTCCCGGGGAGCCCCGGCCGCCCTGGCGGAGCGGTTCGCATCGGCGGTGAACGCGGCCACGGACCTGGACCCGGCGGTGCGCTCCCGCCTGGAGGCGGCCGTGGCAGGGGTGCGGCGATCGTCTTGGCGCCGGCTGGCGATGGCCCAGACCCTGCAGGAGGTGGCCCGGGGGGCGGGCGTGCCGGTGTCGGACTGCAAGCTGGTGCGGGCCCTGGATCCGGAACGGGCCCGAGAGGGGCGGTGGGACATTCGGGTGTGGGTGCGGTGGGACGAGGACGTGGCCGCCGACCCGTTCCTGATCGTGGCGTTCCTGGTGGGGGAGGGGACGCTCAAGAGCGACTTCGGCTCCCACCGGCTCTGGATCCAGGTGGAGGCCCCGGAGGGCACCGGCCGGGTGGCCCTGGAGACCATGGACTGCCGGCTGTTCCGGGCCGGCAAGCTCTCGGCCTCCGACCTGCTGCACCGGGCCCGGTGGTACGACGGGTAGCGAGGTGTCCGCGACCGGGGTTGCCTCGTCGCGGAACGGTGATTATAGGTCGCCGGTCACGACCCACGACGAACGGCCTTCAGAAACCATTCGCCACAGATCGACACAGATGAACACAGATATGGACCCCATATCTACCCAAGAATCCGTGCAAATCTGTGAAGATCCGTGGCTAGAATCCTTACGCTGGGACGTCGGGGCGCCAAGGCCGTCACCCGTCACGGAAGTGCTGCCGTAAATCGTGAATCGTGAATCGTGGCAAGGCGGCCGGTTCTTCCCCCGTCACCCGTCACGCGTCACTGTGTCACCGCTTCTCAGCCTTCAGAAGCCATTCGCCACAGATCGACACAGATGAACACAGATATGGATCCCATCTCCGCCCAAAATCCGTGCAAATCTGTGAAGATCTGTGGCTAGAACTCTTTCAGTGGGACGGCTCGGTGGCTGCTCGACGTCCAGCCGCACAGTGGTCACGACGTACGACCCACGACGTACGACAAACGGCCATTAGCCTCTCAAGGAGAGACGGTCCATGTTCTACTTCGACCCCTTGTACTTCATCCTGATCGCTCCGGCGTTCCTGCTGTCGCTGGCGGCCCAGATGTGGGTCCAGTCGGCGTTTCGGAAGTACGGTGAAAGGATGAACCGGCGGGGCATCACCGGCGCCCGGGCCGCGGAGCTGATCCTGGCCCGGGCCGGGCTCGACGACGTGCGCATCGAGACCGCCCAGGGGTTCCTTTCGGACCACTACGACCCCCGGTCCCGGGTGCTGCGCCTGAGCCCCGACGTGTACTCCACGCCCAGCCTCGCGGCCGTGGGGGTGGCCGCCCACGAGGCGGGCCACGCCCTGCAGCACGCGGCCGGCTACGCGCCGCTCAGCCTGCGCACGGCCCTGGTGCCGGCCGCGTCGGTGGGGTCCCAGCTGGCGTGGCCCCTGCTGGTGTTCGGGTTTCTCCTGCAGGCCACGGCCCTGGTGAAGCTGGGGGTGGTGTTCTTTGCGGCGGCGGTGGTGTTCCAGCTGGTGACCCTGCCCGTGGAGTTCAACGCGAGCCGCCGGGCCCTGGCCGCGGTAGAGAGCGTGGGCATCCTGGGGCCCGACGAGATGCCCGGCGCCCGGCAGGTGCTCACGGCCGCGGCCCTCACCTACGTGGCCGCCGCGGTCACCTCGGTGATGCAGCTCCTCTACTTCCTGCTGCGTTCCGGCATGCTGGGGGGCAGCGACGAGTAGGCTCTGCGACGGCCGAGGCCATGCCCCCGCGACGCACGACTGATACCAAGTCGCATTCGAAGCCAGCGATTTGGGGGCCGTTGGCCCGGAGCGCTACGGCCGAGCCGTTCAAGCCGCTCGGCGCAGGGGAGCGCCCGCGGCGCGTGCTCTCACGCGCCGCAGCGGACCGAGCCGTAGCGGCTTCGGCGAGGCCGTCTTTTCCGGCGGAGGACCAACGGCCCCCAAATCGCCCCTCTATGAGCTCATCTTGATCGCAAATCGGTACGACGACCCGCGACCAACGGGCTTCAGCCTCATGGCCTCCTAGCTTTCCAGCCTTCCAGCGGGCCGAAGGCCCAAACCGACGACCGTGGACCGTAGACCGAAGACCGACGTTCCCTGGAAGCGGCTGGTGGAGCAGCTCACCGACGAGGGGTACGACAGCCCCTACCTGGACCGGCTGCGCCGGCGCCTGGACGTGTACCAGGCCCAGGACGAGCTGGAGAAGGAGATCCTCCAGGAGATGGCCGCGGCCGTGGGCCGGGCCGAGGAGAAGGTGCTGGTGGCCCTGCTGGAGCTGGAGGTGCAGGGTCGCCGGATCGACCGGTGGGAGCAGGAGGGCCGGCCCGTGCCGGCCGAGGAGATCCAGGCGTTCAACGCCAAGCGCCGCGTGGCCCGGCAACGGCTGTGGGAGCTGGTGATCCACCGGGAGGCGCTTGGGTTCCGAAACCACCGGATCCTGGAAGAGTTCTACCCGATTCCCCCGCCCCGCCGGGCCTAGCCCCACCCTGCTCGTCCTCCGCGTTCGGCTGGGGCCACAGCTCGGCCGCCAGGGTGCCGGCGACGATCAGCAGCCCGCCCATCCACGCCGTGGCCGAGAGCCGCTCCCCGGCCAGCCACACCGAGAACACGGCCGCGAACACCGGCTCCAGGGTGTAGATCAGGGCGGCCCGGGCGGGGGTGGTGTAACGCTGGTACGTGGTCATCACCCAGAAGGCGTACACCGTGGCGAAGACCGCGGTCACCACCACCGCGGTCACGAGGTCCGCGGTCCATGCCGGGGGCCAGGTCACCGGCTCGAACGCGGCGCTTCCGGCCCAGGCCCACACGGCCATGGTGGCCACCTGCACGAAGGTCAGGGCCCTGGCGTCCGTGCCCTCGGTCAGGGCGTCGAGCCCCAGCACGTGCAGGGCCACGAACACCGAGCACACGAGCACCAGTAGGTCCCCCGGCCCCAGCCTCCAGGGGGCGCTGCCGGTCAGGAGCCACAGCCCGATCACCGCGCAGACCACGCCGATCCTGGCGCCGGTCGACGGCCGCTTGCCCAGGAGGGGGCCGGCCAGCAGCGGCACCCACACCACGTTGAGCCCCGTGAGGAACCCGGCGTTGGCCGCGCTGGTGCGCTCGAGGCCGAAGGTCTGGAACAGGTAGGCCAGGAACAGCACGGTGCCCAGCAGCACCCCCCGGGTCCAGCCCCTGCGGCCCAGCCGTGCCAGGCGCGGGCCGGCCAGTGCGGCCAGCAGCAGGGCGGCCAGGGCGAACCGCACCCACAGGAAGCACAGCACGGGCACCTGGGACACGGCGTCCTTCACCACCGGGAAGGTGCTGCCCCAGAACACGGTGACCGTGGCCAGGAGGAACTCGGCCCAGAGGCGTCGGCGTCGGGTGGCAGGCAGGGACAAGGGCATTCCTTTCGGGCCGACCCGTTGCCCCTTGCCCGGGGTCGGCTTGCCGGGCCGAAGGGGCTGTGGTATAAGCGGCTTCCCTTTTATCAAATCTGGTTTCGCGACGCCACAACGGTCGAGGTGTTGCCATGGAGCGCGGGGAGAAGGAACCGGTCCAGGTCGTGTGCCCCCGGTGCCGGTTCACCCAGATCATCTACCTCCCGGTCGAGGACCTGCCCCAGTGCCCGGAGTGCGGCACCCGGATGGTGATCGAGGAGCTCCTCGACGAAGGCAAGTCCTACTGACCCCGCCGGAGAGCCTTCCCCACCCCTTCGTTCCGAAAAGGAGGTCTGCCATGAAACGCATCTTCCGAACCCTTACCGTCCTGGTGGTCGCGGCGGTGGTCGCCGCTCCCCTGGCCTCGGCCGGCACCCTGGACGAGATCCTCGACCGGGGCAGCCTGCGGGTGGGCCTGGAGCCCGGGTACATGCCGTTCGAGATGACCAACCAGAAGGGCGAGATCATCGGGTTCGACGTGGACATCGCCAAGCGCATGGCCAAGGCCATGGGCGTGAAGCTCGAGATCGTGAGCACCGCGTGGGACGGCATCATCCCGGCCCTGCTCACCAAGAAGTTCGACATCATCATGAGCGGCATGACCTTGACCCAGGAGCGCAACCTTCGGATCAACTTCGCCGACCCGTACATCGTGGTGGGTCAGACGATCCTGCTGCGCAAGGAGCTCGCGGGCAAGGTGAAGTCCTACAAGGACCTGAACGATCCCAAGTACAAGGTGGTCTCGAAGCTGGGCACCACGGGCGAGCAGGCCGTGAAGCGAATGATCCCCAAGGCGGAGTACATCTCGTTCGAGACCGAGCAGGAGGGCGTGATGGAGGTGGTCAACGGCAAGGCCGACGCCTTCGTGTACGACTCGCCCTACTGCGCCGTGGCCAACGCCCAGAAGGGCGAGGGCAAGCTGGTGTTCCTGGACAAGCCGTTCACCTACGAGCCCCTGGCCTGGGGCGTGCGCAAGGGCGACTACGACTTCGTGAACTGGCTCAACAACTTCCTGCGCCAGATCAAGAACGACGGCACCTACGACCGGATCTACCGGAAGTGGTTCAAGAGCGACGCCTGGCTCAAAGAGCTGCAAAAGTAGGTGTTGGAAGGGCCCCGGCACGCCGGGGCCCTTCCAACACTTCGGTCGTTGGTCGTCGGTCGAGAGCTCGCCCTGACATCGGAGCCGGCAGGCATGGGGGCTGTTGGAGCGCCGCGTGCGCCCGGAAACGGCACCACGACGCGGGGGAGAGGGATTTAGGCTCCCAGCCCCGTTTCATCGGCCACAGATTCACACAGATGAACACAGATGTGGGAAAAGCGGGGGGTCCAGCACCGGTGGAATGGGGCGCCTGCATCCCAGAATCCGTGGAAATCTGTGTTCATCTGTGGCCCCCATCCTCTGAGTTTCTAGCTTCCCAGCAGGCCGAAGGCCCAACGTTCCTGCAAGGTGAGAGACGGTGAAGCAAAAGACCCCCACGTGGCCCTGGAACCTCCTGCTGGGGCTGATCCTCCTGACCGTGGCCGGCGGCATCTGGTGGGCCACGAAACGGGTGGACTACACCTGGCGCTGGAACCGGGTGCCCCAGTACTTCGTGTACCGGGCCGAACTGGTGGAGCACGCCCCGGCCGACGGCCGGGTCGTGGAGGTCCGCACCGACGGCGACGACGCCGTGGTGGTGTTCGAGAGCGACACGGGCGAGCGTACCGAGATCCGGGTGGACGTCGGCACGGTGCAGGTCTCGGAGGGGGAGGACCTGTTCGAGGGCGACCCGGTGGGCGCCCGGTTCCGGTGGCGGGTGGGCCCGCTGACGAAGGGGCTGTGGACCACCCTTTGGATCTCGTTCTTCTCGGGGGTGCTGGGGCTCGTGCTGGGCCTGGTGGCCGGGCTGGCCCGGATCTCCAAGAACCCCACCCTCAGGGGGCTGGCGGTTCTCTACGTGGAACTGATCCGGGGAACCCCGCTGCTGGTTCAGATCTTCATCTTCTACTTCTTCATCGGAACCGTGCTGAACCTCGACCGGATCGTCGCGGGAATCCTGGCCCTTGCGATCTTTGCCGGCGCCTACACCGCCGAGATCGTGCGGGCCGGGATCCAGTCGATCCCCCGGGGCCAGATGGAGGCGGCGCGGTCGCTGGGCATGACCCTGCCCCAGGCCATGCGCTACATCATCCTGCCCCAGGCGTTCAAGCGGATCCTGCCGCCGTTGGCGGGGCAGTTCATCAGCCTGATCAAGGACTCGTCCCTGGTGTCGGTCATCGCCATCACCGATCTCACCAAGAGCGGCCGGGAGGTGATCACCTCCACGTTCGCTACCTTCGAGATCTGGTTCACGGTGGCGGCCCTGTACCTGCTGGTCACCTCGCTGCTGAGCCAGGTGGTCATGTGGATGGAACGGAGGCTCGCGGTCAGTGATTGAGGTTCGGGATCTCGTCAAGATCTTCCACGCCCGGGGCCACGTGGTCCGGGCCGTGGACGGGGTGAGCACCCACGTCGCCCGGGGCGAGGTGGTGGTGGTGATAGGGCCCTCGGGCTCGGGCAAGTCGACCTTTCTGCGGTGCCTGAACGGCCTGGAGACCTTCGACGAAGGCCACGTGGTGATCGACGGCATGGACCTCGCGGACAAGAAGACCGACATCAACCTGGTCCGGCGCGAGGTGGGCATGGTGTTCCAGCAGTTCAACCTGTTCCCCCACAAGACCGTGCTCGACAACATCTGCCTGGCCCAGGAGGTGGTGCGGAAGCGCTCGCGGCAGGAGGCCGAGGCCAAGGCCCGGCAGCTCCTCGCCAAGGTGGGCATCGCGGAGAAGGAGTCGGAGTACCCCTCGCGTCTGTCCGGCGGGCAGCAGCAACGGGTGGCCATCGCCCGGGCCCTGGCCATGGACCCCAAGGTGATGCTGTTCGACGAGCCCACCAGCGCCCTGGACCCGGAGATGGTGGGCGAGGTGCTTGACGTCATGAAGCAGCTGGCCCGCGAGGGCATGACCATGGTGGTGGTCACCCACGAGATGGGCTTCGCCCGCGAGGTGGCCGACCGGGTGCTGTTCATGGACGAGGGCAAGATCGTGGAAGAGGGCCCGCCGGACAAGCTGTTCTCCTCCCCCGAGCACGACCGCACGAAACTGTTCCTGAGCCAGGTGTTGTGAAGGCTGGAAGGCTAGAAGGCTGGAAGCCACAGATTTACACAGATTGGCACGGATTTTGGGTGGAGACGAGATCCGTACCTGTGTTCATCCGTGTAGATCCGTGGCGAATGGTTTCTAAGACTGGGCAGCTAGGCGGCTGGGCGGCGAGCCGGCACGACGAACGACCCGAGGCCTTTCCCAACGATTCACGATTTACGATTCACGACAGTACTTCGATGACGCGTGACGGCTTTGCCGCCCCGACGTCCCAGCGTAAGGATTTTAGCCACAGATTTACACAGATTTACACGGATTCTTGGGTGGAGACGAGATCCGTATCTGTGTTCATCTGTGTGGATCTGTGGCCGATTGATTCTCCTCCCTGCCAGTGATCTCCTCAGGTGCCGGATTCGCTGCTTTCCGGTAGAATCCCCTGTATGAACCGCTGCCTCCCCACACCCTCTCTTCGAGCCGGCGACACGGTGGCCCTGGTGGCGCCGGCCGGGCCCGTGGATCCCGAGCGGATCGAGGGGGCCCGCCGGCTGCTCGAGGCCCGGGGCCTGCGGGTGCACCTGCGGCCCGACGCCGGGGCCCGGCACGGCTACCTGGCCGGCGACGACGACCGCCGGTGGGCCGAGCTTTGGGACGCCCTCTCCGATCCGGAGGTGGCCGCCGTGTGGTGCCTTCGGGGCGGGTACGGCACGGTCCGGCTCCTGGCCCGCCTGGCCCGGCGAGATCCGCCCGCCCGGGCGAAGCCGGTGGTGGGCTTCTCCGACAACACCGCCCTCCTGTGGTTCGTGCGCAGCCGGTGGGGCTGGCCGGCGGTCCACGGCCCCCACCCGGACCCGGCCGATCCGGACGGGATCGACGCGGTGCTGGGGGGCCTGGGGTTCTGGGGCGAGCCGGCCCGGCCGGCGGCGAGGGGGCTGCGGCTGTGGAATCCCGGGCCGTGGCAGCCCCGGCACGGGCCGGTGGAGGGGGGGTGCCTGGCGCTCGTGGCCGCGCTCCAGGGCACGCCGTTCGCGCCCCGGTTCGGGGGGTGCATCGCGTTCCTGGAGGACGTGGCCGAGCCGGCCTACCGGATCGACCGGCTGCTGTGGCAGCTCGGCGCGGCCGGCGCGTTCGAGGGGTGCCTGGGGGTGGTGTTCGGGCGCCCCGAGACCTTCGTGCCCCAGGCAGAGGACGCGGCTGCGCTGGAGCCCCTGCTGGAGGAGTTCGCCCGGCAGGTCCCGTTTCCGGTGCTGTCGGGCCTGCCCTCCGGCCACTGCCGGCCCAACCTTCCCCTTCCCCTGGGCGCCCGAGCCCTCCTGGACCCGGCCGAGGGCCGGCTGGCCTGGATCGACCCGGCGGTGGAGCCGTGATCGAGCGGCCGGGCCGGCTCCTGGTGGTGGGGTTTCCGGGGACGACGCCCCCGCCCGAGCTGTTCTCGTTCGCCCGGAGGTGGGGCCTGGCCGGGGTGATCCTGTTCTCCCGGAACGTACCCGAGGACACGGACGTGGCCCGGCTCGTGGCGGCCGTGCGCCAGGGCCTGGCCGAGGCCGACCCCGGGTCGCCGGCCCTGGTGCTGGTGGACCAGGAGGGAGGGCGGGTGGAGCGGGTCCGCCACGGCGTTCCCCGGCTGCCCGCGGCCCGGGATCTGGCCGCCTCGCCCCTGG
This is a stretch of genomic DNA from Deferrisoma camini S3R1. It encodes these proteins:
- a CDS encoding amino acid ABC transporter permease encodes the protein MKQKTPTWPWNLLLGLILLTVAGGIWWATKRVDYTWRWNRVPQYFVYRAELVEHAPADGRVVEVRTDGDDAVVVFESDTGERTEIRVDVGTVQVSEGEDLFEGDPVGARFRWRVGPLTKGLWTTLWISFFSGVLGLVLGLVAGLARISKNPTLRGLAVLYVELIRGTPLLVQIFIFYFFIGTVLNLDRIVAGILALAIFAGAYTAEIVRAGIQSIPRGQMEAARSLGMTLPQAMRYIILPQAFKRILPPLAGQFISLIKDSSLVSVIAITDLTKSGREVITSTFATFEIWFTVAALYLLVTSLLSQVVMWMERRLAVSD
- a CDS encoding amino acid ABC transporter ATP-binding protein, translating into MIEVRDLVKIFHARGHVVRAVDGVSTHVARGEVVVVIGPSGSGKSTFLRCLNGLETFDEGHVVIDGMDLADKKTDINLVRREVGMVFQQFNLFPHKTVLDNICLAQEVVRKRSRQEAEAKARQLLAKVGIAEKESEYPSRLSGGQQQRVAIARALAMDPKVMLFDEPTSALDPEMVGEVLDVMKQLAREGMTMVVVTHEMGFAREVADRVLFMDEGKIVEEGPPDKLFSSPEHDRTKLFLSQVL
- a CDS encoding S66 peptidase family protein yields the protein MNRCLPTPSLRAGDTVALVAPAGPVDPERIEGARRLLEARGLRVHLRPDAGARHGYLAGDDDRRWAELWDALSDPEVAAVWCLRGGYGTVRLLARLARRDPPARAKPVVGFSDNTALLWFVRSRWGWPAVHGPHPDPADPDGIDAVLGGLGFWGEPARPAARGLRLWNPGPWQPRHGPVEGGCLALVAALQGTPFAPRFGGCIAFLEDVAEPAYRIDRLLWQLGAAGAFEGCLGVVFGRPETFVPQAEDAAALEPLLEEFARQVPFPVLSGLPSGHCRPNLPLPLGARALLDPAEGRLAWIDPAVEP